The Bacillota bacterium genomic interval TTCGCGCTCACGATTTGGTGCGTCTGGGCGTCGATGACCACCACCCCGCTCTGAATGGAATCCAGTACCGTTTTCAGCCGGCCCTCGCTTTCCAAAAGCGCCGCTTGCGCCTGCTTGCGCACCGCGATATCGTCGTATATCGCGTACGCGCCCGCCAGTTGATTGTCGAGCACAATGGGAAAACCCAGGGCGCTCACCTCCACCAGGCTGCCGTCCTTGCGCCGGCGCACCGTCTCCGCCTGCACTGTTTCACCTTCCCGGACGAAGCAGGTGAAAGTGGCGCCCTCGTCGGACCGCTCCGGTGGGGTAATGAGTCTATCGATCGGGCGGCCGGCGACCTCCGCGGCCGAGTACTGAAAGAGGCTTTGAAATCCCCGGTTGGTGCTGATGATCCGGTCCCGGTCGTCGAGCATGACGATGGCCAGGGGCGAGTTTTCGAAAAGCTGTTCGAAATAAGCCTTCTGGGTCCTGATTTCCTCCTGCGCCCGCTTGAGGTCCGAAATATCGCGGATCGACTCGATCGCCCCGACCAGTCTGCCCGCCTGATCAAAAAGCGGCGAGGCCGTTTTCCATACGTGGGCGCCCCGCCCGTTTTTCACCATCGGTATGAACACCTCGGCGTAGAGGGTGTTCCCCCGGCGCTCGACATAATCGTAGCGTTTTTCGAGGTCCCGGCCCCCCCGGCCGATGATGAGGTCGGTCAAAAGCGGCCGGCGTACGCCGTAGAAAGCTTCCGCGCAAACTTGAACACCCCGGCCGATGATGTCCGCCTTCGGTACGCCGGTCAGCTCCTCCAAGGCCCGGTTCCAGGCCACCACCTTTCTTTTCCGGTTCACCACGAAGGTGGCGTCGGGAAAAAATTCAATGATGTCCGCCAGCCGCCTGTTGGCGGCCTCCAGGGCTTCCCGGCTCTGCTCCAGCGCCGCCATCTGTTGCCGGAGTTCTTCCTCGACCGCGACCAACTCCTCGTTGACCGCGACCAGCTCCTCGTTGGCCGTCTCGAGTTCCTCATGGCTCTCCTGCAAGGCCTTTTGGCTCCGCTTCCGTTCGGTGATGTCCCTGACGGTCGCCAGGACGACCTCGTCCCCGTTCAGGACCAGCCGGCACAAGAATACCTCTACATCAAAGACTGAACCATCAATAGGACGGCGGGCCTGCCACTCGAAAAGCTCGGACTCCCCGGCCAGCACTCTTTCCCATATCCTGGGCAACTGGTCCAGCGGGTTGTCCGGACCGGAGAAGTCATCACGAATTGACAGGGTGAGGGCCTCATCGCGCTCGACCCCGTACATTTCCAACATTTTGCGGTTGACGTCGATGATCCGGCCGTCGGACGCGTGAATGAAAATAGCGTCGTACACGTTGTTGAAGACCAAGTTTAGGACGTTTTGGGAGGTGCGGAGCCTTTCCTCCATCAGTTTCCGTTCGGTGATGTCCTCGAAGCTCTCAATGACGCCGGTGATCTTGCCGGACGGATTTTTGAGCGGGGTGGCGATCAGGCTGACGTCGACTCTTTGGCCGTCGGGCCGCGTTTTTTCGACTTCGAGCCGCACGCGCTCCTCGCCCGCCAAAATCCGGTGCAGGATACAGTCCGCGGTGCCACAGCAGGCGTGATGAAAGGACTGGAAACACTTTTGCCCGACGGCCTCGCGCCCGGGCACGCCGGAGAGCCGTTCCATCTCCTGGTTCTGTTCGACGATTCGATAGTCGGTGCCGATGATCCGCATACCGCTGCCGGAACCCTGAAAGACAGCCTGCAGGTGGACCCGCTCCCGGCGCAGTTCATCCTCCAACGCCTTCTGCTCCCAATTGCGCTGACCCTGGGTCGAAATCAGCCCGGCAAGGTTGCCGATGAACCGGATTTTGAGCAGGAATTCCTTCTTCGTCAGCACCGGGATGCGCCGGACCGCCTCCAGGTAGGGCTCCTCCTCGAGGCCGAGCATACGTGCCTGAGACCGGAAACGGTCCTCGTCGGGAGATTCGAAAAACACCTGGCTCAGGATGATCGTGGCGAGGTGGCGCCCGGCGACGACAATCGGGGTGGCCGCCATAACCAGGCCGTTCGCGCAGTTTTGTATCACCTCACCCCGATTGCGGGCCGCCTCGGCCAGAATTCGACGGTCGCTCTCCCGGCAACGCGCGGCAGCAGCAGGGGTACCGCGATGAAACACAGTGCAAAGATCGGTCCAGCCGGATTTGGTCAGCACCTGCCCGTCCGGATCAAGAATGGAGGTGGCCAGTCCGGTGGCCGCCGAGAAATCCGCTTGCAGTCGCTGAACCTCAATAAGATCAACCAACTCTTGAAACAAGCCGATCGCGCGTGACGAGCGCACCGTTTTACCACCTTCACCGGGCCGTTTTGAGTGCGTAAGTTTGCATAATTTTTAGTATATACTGCTCTTTTTTCGGCAGCAACCACGCCGAGCTTTAGACGCCCATATAAAAGCCCTGTCCGTACCCGGGGAATTACGGCGCCGGAGGTGTGCCGATGCGGGTAATCGGCCCGCTGATCCTGAATTCGAAAATGACCGCGTTCCGGCAACAGCGAGCAGGTAACGGAAGGGGTCGCGGAGAATGATTGCCTGCCGCACCGTCGGTACGCCTATTGCGCAAGGGGGACACACGGTCACGGAAGCGTACTTAAAGGGCCTGATCATCGAACTGGTCCACCGGTTCGCCGGAAGGACCGCCTACCGCACCCCGCTCGTCGGGTTCGCCCGGGCCGACGATCCGGGCTTCGAGCGGCTCAAAAAGGCCGTGGGGGCCGGACACCTCGGACCGCGGGACCTTCTTCCCGGAGCCGAGAGCGTGGTGGCCTTTTTCCTGCCGTTCTCCGCGGAACTGGTGCGCGCGCACCGCCGCGACCCCTACGTAAGCCGGCAATGGACCGAAGCCTACCTCGAAACGAACGGGCTGATCAGTTTGGTATGTGAAACACTGGTTGACGGCCTGAGAAAGGCGGGAGCCCGAGCGGCCTGGCAAAAACCCACCCACAACTTCGATCCGGCCACCCTGGTCTCGGCCTGGTCCCACAAGCACGTCGCCTACCTGTGCGGCCTGGGCACCTTCGGGCTCCACCACATGCTGATCACCAGGGCCGGTTGCGCGGGCCGGCTGGGGAGCCTGGTCACCGACGCCCCGCTGAAGGCCGGCCCGCCGGCAGCGAAAGAGCACTGCCTGCACAGGCGCGGCGGGAACTGCGCCGCCTGCGTCCGGCTTTGCCCCACCGGAGCACTTTCCCGGGACGGACTGGACCGGCAACGGTGCTACCGGCGCCTGCTCGAGGTAAGCGACTACTACCGCGACCTGGGGCTTTGCGATGTCTGCGGCCGGTGCGCGGTCGGCCCGTGCGCCCTCCGTGTGCCAAAATGAACATTTATTCTATTCTCGGGGGAGGTCTTGGGTGTTTCGGCATGTCCGGGAAGGTCCACTTTTAAGTGCGCGACGCGCGGGGTTACACGCCGGCTTTGGCGATGTAGCGTTTCAGAAGGTCCTTAAGCACCGCCTCGTCCAACCGCCCCTGCAGAGTCGGCGTCTCCAGGCAGCGGCGCGGAAACCGCAGGGTGCCGAAATCGAAACCCATCTCCCGCTTCACTTTGTTCTTCAGCCGGAAAATCCGGTCACCCAGGTCCGTCAGGAAGCTGCCCCCGGCCTCGATCCCCAGGCATTCCAAGGCCGCCCGCACCGTCTCCCGGTCCCACAACCCGCGCCCAAAGAGGCAGATGCAAAGGCTGTTCAGGACCTGGCGCCACTTCTCCTCGGCGATCAGCCGGTCCACCAGGACGCCCGCGTCGAAATCCGGACCCAAGTCCTGGTCCGCCGCGTACCCGGCGTTGCACAGGTGCGAGTGCCGGGCGCCCACGGCTTGGCCCAGCAGGAACCCGTACCCGGTGTGGTAGCCGGCCATCTCGTGGCCGCCCAGGGTCAGGGCGAAGTCGCGGCCGCCGTAGGTGTGCGCCGCGGCTTCCAGCCCGCGGGCCAGGGTCCGGTACAGGTCGTTCGGCTGGCCGACCACCCGGTCCAGGGCGGCCAGATAACCTTCCGGCTCCCCGAAGGCCAGCCGCACCTCCAGTTCATCCGCACTGAGGAGGCCTTTTTCCAGGGCCTCGGTCGCCCAGGCCAGCAGCACCCCGCTGGTGATCGCGTCCAGACCCAGGAGTTCAACCTTCTCGATCAGGGCGTACACACCGTCGGTTTCACCGATGCCCAAAAGCGACCCCAGAGCGTAGATCAACTCGTGGTCGTAGGCCAGCGCGGTGCTTTCGTATTCATGGCCCGTGTCAAACCGGCGCCGGTACAGACCGATGTGGATACAGCCCACCGGACAGCCCGGGCAAGCCAGCTTGCGCAAGAGCGTCTGTTTCGCGAACGCTTCGCCGCTGATCCGCGCGGCGTGCTCGAAACGGCTCTGCCGCAGGTTTCTGGTGGGCAGGGCGCCCAGGCCGTCCAGTACCATAATGTTCCCCGCCGTGCCCAGCCCGTGGTATTTCTCCAGCAGGCCGGTGTTCACCGCCCGCCGGAACACCTCGTCGTACACCGCCCGGTAGGCCTTGCGGTCCGGAATCGGAAAGTTCTTGTCCCCGTACGCCGCCAGCGCCTTCAAGTTCTTGGCGCCGAACACGGCGCCCAGGCCCAGGCGCCCGAAATGGCGGTAAGTATCCACGTTCACCCCGGCGAAGGCCACGCCCCGCTCCCCGGCCGGCCCGATCCGGATGATGCTGCGGTGCCCCCGCCCCGCCTCCCACTCCCGCAGAATGCGCCCGGTCTCCTCGGTGGAAAGGCCCCAAAGGCCCCGCGCGTCCCGGAAGGACACCCGGTCCGGCGCAACCGAAGCGTAAACCGGTTGGGCGGCCCGCCCGGTGATCACCAGGGCGTCCCAGCCCGCAAACCGGAGCGCCAGGGCCAGCCGCATCCCGGCGTAGCTCTCGCCCCACTCCCCGGTCAGGGGGGAGTGGAATACGGCCGCCGTCTTGGTAACCAGCGGAAACACGGTGGAAAGCGGCCCGATGGCCAGCACCACCGGTTGCTCCGGGTCCAACGGCCGCATCGTGGGCCGCCACCGTTCGGCGAAAAGCTTGCTCGCCAGGCCGACCCCTCCCAGGTAGTCGCCCAGGTCGGCGCGGGTTTCTTTTTTCCAGCTCAGACGGTCCAGGTCAAGGTGCAGAATATTCAAGACGCGCTCTTCCGGCACCATCACGCACCCCCCTCGCGCACCGCGGCCATTTCTAAGATGTCGTGCGGGCAGTATTTCGCGCAAGCCCCGCACTGTACGCAGACGATGGGCCGGTCGTCTTCGGGGTCCATCCGGATGACGCGCGCGATACAGGCCGCCACGCAGGCCCCGCAGCCGTCGCACCGCGCCCGGGTGAAGCGCACACCGCCCCCGGGGCGCGGCCGCAGGGCCTCCGGCGGGCAGGCGGCGGCACAGGCCGGTTCGGCGCACCCCAGGCACACATCGGCGGCCAGCTTGCTCTGCAACCCGCCGCGCGTGCGGATCTGGATCGCGCTCGCGGCCAGGGAAAACCGCCCGGAAACGGTGCGCGTGCAGGCCAGCATGCACGAATAGCAGGCGATGCAGCGGTTCATGTGTTTCACGGTCAGTACCCGGGCCACCTTCCGAACGCCCCCTCTGCTTTTCTGTTCACCGTTCAGTTCGCCGCAACCCGCGCCTTTTCCTCCAAGCAGGTGCGCATCGGCCAGAACCTCTTCGGCGCCATGATCCCGTCCGGCCGGGCCGACATCCTGCTCGGCTTCGAACCGGCCGAAATGTTTCCAACCCGCGCCCCGCCCGCCGTTTTCGAGGCCGTCTCCCTTTTGCGCGAGTGGTTCGCCAAGAAAGGGCTGGCGGACAAGGTGGACCGTGCCAATTCCGGTTTAATGGGCAACCCCGGGTGCGTCGTGGAGGGCCTGTCAGGAGCTGCGGAATGACGAGGCAACGAGGCTTGCGTCTTCACGTAAAATGTGCTACACTTAGTTGCGTGGAGGGTAAAAAGAATGGAAAAACAGAATGTTACCATATCAGTGCCCAAGGACGTTTTAAAAAAAGCAAAACATATTGCTGTAAACAGGCAAACGTCCCTTTCCCGCCTTCTGGCAGAAACCCTGGAAGACATTGTTGAAAAAGATGACGCCTATAGTAAAGCAAAGGCCAGACAGCTTGCTGCTATGAAAAAAGGGTTCGACCTGGGGGTAAAGGGGAAAATAGCCTGGAAAAGAGACGATTTACATGCCAGGTGATGCTGAACTCCAGTTCGTGGACACTAACATTCTAATTTATGCATACGATGTAAGCAGTACCGAAAAACACCGGCGTGCCTCGGCGTTGGTTTCAGAACTTTGGGATTCGGGCAGGGGATGCTTGAGTATTCAGGTATTGCAGGAGTTTTATGTTAACCTAACGCAAAAAATTCCCCACCCCTTAACGCGGCTGGAAACAGTTCGTATTATTGATGATCTTGGTCGGTGGCGCCTTCATAAACCAGGGCTTAAAAGTGTAATAGACGCCATTGATATTCAACAGCGCAATAAAATATCTTTTTGGGACGCCATGATTATTTGCAGTGCCAAGGAAATGGGTTGCAAAAATATCTGGACAGAAGATCTCAATGCAAACCAATTATATGACGGTATTGAAGCTCGTAACCCGTTCATGCCCGGTTAACCCGACAGACCGCTTTTTAAGATAACGAAGACGTGCAGCAGGAAAGGAGCATTTTAAACTCATGGCCAACAGGGCGATGGATTGGCTGACCCAAGGGGGGTACGACCTGCAGCATGCGCGCAATTCCATTCCGATGGGTGATTACGAGTGGGCCTGTTTCGCCGCTCACCAGGCGGCCGAAAAAGCGGTGAAGGCACTGGTGCAGCATCGCGGCGGCGAAGGCTGGGGCCATTCGGTCACCCGGCTGCTTATCGATCTCACCACCTTACTCCGCATACCCGACGCCGTCCTGCTGGCCGCCAAGCGCCTGGATAAACACTATATTCCGGCACGCTACCCCAACGGTTTCGACCACGGCACCCCACGAGATTATTACACCGAGGGCGAGGCAAGGCAGGCGATCAACGATGCCGAAACCGTTTACCAATTTTGCCGTGACACGGTTCGTTAACCGGGAAGCGGTACTGAAAACGCTCAAAGAATGCGCCCGGCGGCTAACAGAAGAGATTCCGGGCGTGGAGGTGCGGCTCTTCGGCTCCTACGCCGGGGGTACGCCGACCCCTCGCAGCGATGCCGATATTGCCGTGGTGGTTCCTGACGGCTTTCCGCTGCCGTTCACACACGTAAGAGACCTGGCCGAAACCATATTTCTCCAGGCACCGGTACCGGTGGAGGTCTTTGTCGTCACCCGCGCCGCCCTGACCGAGGGGCGGGAAAACGGCAAATCCCTGGCAAAAACCATAGCCCGCACCAGTATGCCGCTGGTTTGACCGGAAAACAAGTGCCCGGGACAAAGGTGGTTTTCCCGGCAGCGCGAGGTAGCCGGCACGACTTCATCGACGGTTTGCCCGGCGGGGGTTCTTGACGGGAGCAGGATGTGATATACTAACCGATACAGGGGGTGTTACAATGGAACGAGACACGCAAATGATACATGTACGGATGCCGGTCGATTTGATCAAGCAATTGGACGCTTATTTGAAGAAGCATGGAACGACGAAGACCGATTTCATTGTGCGCGCCGTCGCCGAGCGTTTGCGCCGGGAGCTGGCGCTGGAGAGTTTCAGGGCCGTGCGGGGCGCGCTGGCGGCGGAGGATGCCCCGGAATGGAGCGCCGCGCCCGCGGGCAAGTGGGTGCGGGAGTTACGCGGCAAGGAGCGGGATGTGCCGGTATGGCCTACCTCGTAGATACCTGTGTGCTGATCGACCACCTTACCGGCCGGTTACCCTCAGCGGTCCAGGGGATGCTGGAAAGGCTGGTGGCGGCCGGAGAAGTGTGTACGAGCGCTGTTGTCTACCATGAACTGATGACCGGGGCGCAGACGACCAGAGCCCGGGAGGCCGTGGAGCATCTGCTGGCGGCCTGGGAGGTGCTGCCGGTCGACGTTGTCGTGGCGCGGGATGCAGCCGGGATACGGCGGCGCCGACGGGCGCAGGGGCGGACGATCGCGATGGCCGACGCCCTGATCGCGGCCACGGCGAGAGTCCACCACTTAACGGTGATGACGGGGAACGTGAAAGACTTTCCGGACGTGGCAACGGAGGATCTATCAGGAATGTAGCGTTTTTGGGTTTGGGTGGTGCGGATTTCGGCCCAATCCGTCCACCCATTTCGGTGGAAACCGTCCACTCGTTTCGGACGAATCTGTACAGTCATTTCGGTCTAAACCGTCCACTTTTGATCGCTGACCGAAATGGGTGGACGGTTTCCACCGAAACACAGAGACTTTAGGAAGTTGGCGAGCCGGGGCGGCGCTGGATAAACCTGGGCATATGCTCTACCATCAAGGAAAACAGCAAGGGATGTGGATGGTAGAGATGCCGAGAAAGGGGTTATCCATGCGCAAAGTCAGAGAAGCGCTACGGCTGCGTTTCGGCACCGGCTTGAGCACCCGCCAAGTGGCACGCAGCTGCAATATTGGTCACAGCACCGTCCGCGACTACGAACAGCGGGCCAAGGCTGCGGGTATCGGTTGGCCCCTACCGGCCGACATGGATGACGCCCGCCTGGAGGCGCTGTTGTTCCGGCGCCCCCAGTTCCGGCCGGACCGGCCGCTGCCGGACATCGCTTATCTGCATGCCGAGATGCGCAAAAAGGGTGTCACCCTCCAGCTCTTATGGCACGAGTACAAGCAAGCCCACCCCGACGGCTACCAGTACACCCAGTTCTGTGAGCACTACCGCAAGGGAGTCGGCAAGCTGGACCTCACGATGCGCCAGGAGCACCGGGCTGGTGAAAAAGTGTTCGTGGACTGGGCGGGCCAGACTATCACCATCGTTGACCGTGAAACCGGCGAGATTACTCAAGCCTACATCTTCGTGGCCGTGCTCGGGGCCAGCAACTATACCTACGTGGAAGCCTTCATCAACCAGAACCTGGCCAACTGGATCACGGCCCACATCCGCACCTTCGAGTATTTCGCCGGGGTGCCCGAGATCATTGTGCCGGACAACCTCAAAACAGGTGTCAAAAAGCCGTGCCGCTACGAACCCGAACTCAACGCGGTCTACCAAGACATGACCGTCCACTACGGCGCCGCGGTGTCCCTGCCAGGATTATTTGTCAGTGATTGACGGGATAAGATGGCAGGGATAAGGCCAAGGTCGAGGTGGGCGTCCAGATCGTGGAGCGCTGGATCCTGGCCGCACTCCGTAACCGCACCTTCTTTAGCATCACCGAACTGAATGGCGCCATCCGAGAACTCCTGGAGCGGCTCAACAACCGCCGGTTTAAGAGACTCCCCACCACCCGGCGCGAACTCTATGAAAAGCTCGACCTTCCGGCCTTAAAGCCCCTGCCGGCCCAGCGCTACCCGTTCGTCGAGTGGAAGACGGCCCACGTGAACATCGATTACCACATCGAGGTGGATCGCCATTTCTACAGCGTTCCACACCAGTTAGTGGGCGAACGGGTGGACGTCCGCCTGGGGCCCCATCTGGTGGAGGTACTTTACCGTCACCGCCGGGTGGCCAGCCACGCACGCAGCTATATCCCCGGCCGGGCCACCACCTGCCCGGAACACCGGCCCAAGGCTCACCAGAAACACGCTGAGTGGACGCCGTCGCGCATCATCCGCTGGGCAGCCCAGAAAGGTCCACACACGGGCCGTTTGGTGGAAGCCATCCTGCAATCCAAACCGCACCCCGAGCAGGGCTACCGGGCCTGCCTGGGCATCATCCGGCTGGCCGATCGTTACCCCATCGAGAGGCTGGAGGCTGCCTGCCATCGCTGCCTGATAATCAAGGCCTATTCCTACAAGAGCGTGCACTCCGTCCTGAAAACCGGACTGGACCAAGTGGCCTTGGAGCTAAAACCGGTCAAACCCGTTCCCGTACACGCCAACATCCGGGGCCGGGATTACTACAACTAGGAGCGTGAGAACCGTGCTGCAGCAGACCCTGGACAAACTGCATCAGATGAAACTTGCCGGTATGGCCCGGGCGTTGAAGGAGCAACTCTCCCAGCCCGAGACCGACGCGCTCTCGTTTGAAGAGCGCCTGGGCCTACTGGTCGACCGCGAAGCCGACCTGCGCGAAAACCGCCGACTGTCCTGGCGCCTCAAAGAGGCCCACCTCAAGCAACCGGCCTGCGTGGAGGACGTAGACTTCCGGCACTCCCGGGGCCTGGACCGTTCCGCCTTTTTCTCCCTGGCCAACTGCCAGTGGATCCAGGCACATCACAACGTGATCATCACTGGACCAACCGGAGTGGGCAAGACGTACATCGCCTGCGCCCTGGGCAACAAAGCTTGCCGGCTGGGGTTCAAGGTGCGCTACTGGAGCGTTTCCCGCTTCGTTCACACCCTTGCCCTGTCCCGCGCCGACGGCA includes:
- a CDS encoding PAS domain S-box protein, whose protein sequence is MRSSRAIGLFQELVDLIEVQRLQADFSAATGLATSILDPDGQVLTKSGWTDLCTVFHRGTPAAAARCRESDRRILAEAARNRGEVIQNCANGLVMAATPIVVAGRHLATIILSQVFFESPDEDRFRSQARMLGLEEEPYLEAVRRIPVLTKKEFLLKIRFIGNLAGLISTQGQRNWEQKALEDELRRERVHLQAVFQGSGSGMRIIGTDYRIVEQNQEMERLSGVPGREAVGQKCFQSFHHACCGTADCILHRILAGEERVRLEVEKTRPDGQRVDVSLIATPLKNPSGKITGVIESFEDITERKLMEERLRTSQNVLNLVFNNVYDAIFIHASDGRIIDVNRKMLEMYGVERDEALTLSIRDDFSGPDNPLDQLPRIWERVLAGESELFEWQARRPIDGSVFDVEVFLCRLVLNGDEVVLATVRDITERKRSQKALQESHEELETANEELVAVNEELVAVEEELRQQMAALEQSREALEAANRRLADIIEFFPDATFVVNRKRKVVAWNRALEELTGVPKADIIGRGVQVCAEAFYGVRRPLLTDLIIGRGGRDLEKRYDYVERRGNTLYAEVFIPMVKNGRGAHVWKTASPLFDQAGRLVGAIESIRDISDLKRAQEEIRTQKAYFEQLFENSPLAIVMLDDRDRIISTNRGFQSLFQYSAAEVAGRPIDRLITPPERSDEGATFTCFVREGETVQAETVRRRKDGSLVEVSALGFPIVLDNQLAGAYAIYDDIAVRKQAQAALLESEGRLKTVLDSIQSGVVVIDAQTHQIVSANRVAAGMVGCPAEDIVGSVCHQFICPAEKGACPITDFGQSIDCSERVLLRANGEIVSIIKNVAPVFFNGRKHLIESFVDITARKQAEEELTKAKALLDGVLDAIPDVVGVQDSDHRIIRLNQAGYRLFNLTPRQVKGKKCYELIGRSSRCRPCATEKAWRTKRLERVEKFVPELGRYLDCRSNPVLDENGNTIMVVEQFYDVTERRLMEERLRHLSLHDPLTGLYNRYYFEQELRRAEGTRQVPIGVIVCDVDGLKLVNDTLGHDAGDALLVATAAVLKQSFRQGDMIARVGGDEFAVLLPGSGLEIVEEAGDRIREAVANYNSTKPEMALSISVGFAVADESPVNVKELFREADNNMYRVKLHHSRSARSAIVQTLMKALEARDFITEGHADRLQTLVVAMAAALEQNERIMTDLRLLAQFHDLGKVGIPDRILFKAGPLTSEEVAEMRRHSEIGHRIALSAPDLAPIADWILKHHEWWNGGGYPLGLKEEEIPLECRILAIADAYDAMTNDRPYRKAMSHQDAVAELKAYAGIQFDPSLVEVFLKLFDRPAPPPDPA
- the istB gene encoding IS21-like element helper ATPase IstB produces the protein MKLAGMARALKEQLSQPETDALSFEERLGLLVDREADLRENRRLSWRLKEAHLKQPACVEDVDFRHSRGLDRSAFFSLANCQWIQAHHNVIITGPTGVGKTYIACALGNKACRLGFKVRYWSVSRFVHTLALSRADGSYDSLVRKLQRTDLLLLDDWGLSPFQLTEARDLFEILEDRNQTKSTLVVSQIPVGNWHDLLTDATLADAILDRLVHNAYKIELRGESMRKILTKLD
- a CDS encoding PIN domain-containing protein, whose translation is MAYLVDTCVLIDHLTGRLPSAVQGMLERLVAAGEVCTSAVVYHELMTGAQTTRAREAVEHLLAAWEVLPVDVVVARDAAGIRRRRRAQGRTIAMADALIAATARVHHLTVMTGNVKDFPDVATEDLSGM
- a CDS encoding nucleotidyltransferase domain-containing protein; amino-acid sequence: MPKPFTNFAVTRFVNREAVLKTLKECARRLTEEIPGVEVRLFGSYAGGTPTPRSDADIAVVVPDGFPLPFTHVRDLAETIFLQAPVPVEVFVVTRAALTEGRENGKSLAKTIARTSMPLV
- a CDS encoding CopG family transcriptional regulator, encoding MEKQNVTISVPKDVLKKAKHIAVNRQTSLSRLLAETLEDIVEKDDAYSKAKARQLAAMKKGFDLGVKGKIAWKRDDLHAR
- a CDS encoding PIN domain-containing protein, whose amino-acid sequence is MPGDAELQFVDTNILIYAYDVSSTEKHRRASALVSELWDSGRGCLSIQVLQEFYVNLTQKIPHPLTRLETVRIIDDLGRWRLHKPGLKSVIDAIDIQQRNKISFWDAMIICSAKEMGCKNIWTEDLNANQLYDGIEARNPFMPG
- a CDS encoding 4Fe-4S dicluster domain-containing protein, giving the protein MARVLTVKHMNRCIACYSCMLACTRTVSGRFSLAASAIQIRTRGGLQSKLAADVCLGCAEPACAAACPPEALRPRPGGGVRFTRARCDGCGACVAACIARVIRMDPEDDRPIVCVQCGACAKYCPHDILEMAAVREGGA
- a CDS encoding HEPN domain-containing protein; its protein translation is MANRAMDWLTQGGYDLQHARNSIPMGDYEWACFAAHQAAEKAVKALVQHRGGEGWGHSVTRLLIDLTTLLRIPDAVLLAAKRLDKHYIPARYPNGFDHGTPRDYYTEGEARQAINDAETVYQFCRDTVR
- a CDS encoding aldehyde ferredoxin oxidoreductase N-terminal domain-containing protein, with amino-acid sequence MVPEERVLNILHLDLDRLSWKKETRADLGDYLGGVGLASKLFAERWRPTMRPLDPEQPVVLAIGPLSTVFPLVTKTAAVFHSPLTGEWGESYAGMRLALALRFAGWDALVITGRAAQPVYASVAPDRVSFRDARGLWGLSTEETGRILREWEAGRGHRSIIRIGPAGERGVAFAGVNVDTYRHFGRLGLGAVFGAKNLKALAAYGDKNFPIPDRKAYRAVYDEVFRRAVNTGLLEKYHGLGTAGNIMVLDGLGALPTRNLRQSRFEHAARISGEAFAKQTLLRKLACPGCPVGCIHIGLYRRRFDTGHEYESTALAYDHELIYALGSLLGIGETDGVYALIEKVELLGLDAITSGVLLAWATEALEKGLLSADELEVRLAFGEPEGYLAALDRVVGQPNDLYRTLARGLEAAAHTYGGRDFALTLGGHEMAGYHTGYGFLLGQAVGARHSHLCNAGYAADQDLGPDFDAGVLVDRLIAEEKWRQVLNSLCICLFGRGLWDRETVRAALECLGIEAGGSFLTDLGDRIFRLKNKVKREMGFDFGTLRFPRRCLETPTLQGRLDEAVLKDLLKRYIAKAGV
- a CDS encoding epoxyqueuosine reductase, giving the protein MIACRTVGTPIAQGGHTVTEAYLKGLIIELVHRFAGRTAYRTPLVGFARADDPGFERLKKAVGAGHLGPRDLLPGAESVVAFFLPFSAELVRAHRRDPYVSRQWTEAYLETNGLISLVCETLVDGLRKAGARAAWQKPTHNFDPATLVSAWSHKHVAYLCGLGTFGLHHMLITRAGCAGRLGSLVTDAPLKAGPPAAKEHCLHRRGGNCAACVRLCPTGALSRDGLDRQRCYRRLLEVSDYYRDLGLCDVCGRCAVGPCALRVPK